The genomic window ggggcaggaggtgtACTACCCACTCCTCTTGGGGCCACTGGCACGCCTCCGCTGCCACCTCAAAACTCTCCACGAACGCCTGGATGTCATCGTCGGCGGTCATTTTAGGTAGGTGGATCCGGAGAGGGGATCGGGACGGCGGGTCCCGGGAGCTTGTTTCCCCGGCGGCAGCCAGTTGTCGCAGCGCCTGTGTCTGGAGGGAGGCTTGTGCACGCAGAGCCTCCATCTGCTCTGCGTGTACGGCCGCCTGCCGCTCCTGCATCTgtgccatcccctccagcatccgCGCCAGCGCTACGAGAGGCTGCGCCGTCTCGCTCCTGTTTGGATCCATTgttgacctctctctctctctctctctctctctcgctctctctctctctcttcctgccgtcccccgcacgggccaccactgtaGCAAACTGCGTGCCACCGCTCGTgtcagagatgagagagacgagAGTTTATTTTTGGACGCGAATgcgtcttttatttttactgccgTCACGCGGCTTTTTGTTACActttttacacagacacacaatttcCCGGCTGACCATCCGTCAGCCCTTCATCCATCTCCAGTCCCTCTGTTCCGTCTCTGTAGACCAGCTTTTTaagcgtccaggctcactgtcgaggtaatcagcacattgttcattaatcaaacaattaaccatcagtgctgattaataatccccaacagctgtggcgcagagttccgagagccgccccgcccactctctctctctgcagccaacgcaaaaccacgcccaccctaccacactGAACAATGCAGTGTCCGTGTGGTCCCacgatttttatatttgcatacagttgtttgtacagatgcttgtggtaccttcggttgtttggaaattgctcctaaggaggaactgaAGTTGTGGAGGTCCACTTTTTTTTCtaaggtcttggctgagttgatTGGATTTTACCATGGTATCAAGAGCAAAAAGACAGTGGCTCTAATGGTAgaccacaggtgccaattaactcccaattaactcctaataaATAACTGGCCAATCTGAAGATTCTAAAAAgccattacatcaatttctggaatcttctgttttaaaatgaacaaagtagatgccctaattgacttgccaaaagacatgtatggtaacatgaaatgtgcagagttgtgaaaaactgagtttgaatatctttagagCGTATGCTAACTTTTGGCCTTAACTGTAACTCACCATTTGGCTGTTCTCACTGAGGTGTGGGTTAcatctgaggtgtgtgtgtgtgtgtatgtgtgtgtgtgtgtctgtgggtgtgagtgtgtaggtgtgtgtgtgtgtgtgtctgtgtgtctgtgtgtctgtgtgcctgtgtgtgtgtgtgtgtgtgtctgtgggtgtgagtgtgtgtgtgtgtgtgtatgtgtgtgtgtgtgtgtgtgtgtgtgtgtatgtgtgtatgtgtgtgtgtgtgtgtgtgagagagataggatgtccatgcccctgccccctcctctttttcaccacttaaaatatgtggctttcttttagttaagtttgtttttgcattttggattgttttgggacaaaagctgtggtttgttGAACCTTACCCTTAGATtagatgtgaatatttgttgtaacttaatacatttcttaattttcatctggttgtgagttgtacattttgataaatgttgatccaaacagtttgctctgcctatcaagaATTTGACGAATTTATTGATAATttatatctttgataataattaccaaattcaatcaaataaatatattttacatgttagaTAGGTGagatgttttaactgttgatgcacttgtgtttggtattcagagtgccggactCCAAACAAGGGTGTTAATGGTTAAAACGGCTGGATTCGGAAAATTTAACATATTTAAGTTattcctcaccttgctgacattTAATGGAGGTTCCAACCCAGATAGGATTTTGAGCAGACTGTGGTAAATTACATCAACTGTACAATCTCTTGTGAAAAAGTCTCAAAATTAAGTTATTACCAAACATTGACCAATCACAAAGGAGAGGAATGAGGGAGTTGCCAGCCTCTGCTACTGATCCCAAAATCTAAATGCGGTATTCGCTGGGCAATGACAATTCACACACTATATTATATGCATATCTTCAGCTGTGTCTTTAACCGATCGCTATTGTCCCCTGACAGCCACCCCTCCATTGGGGATCTCCTTAGAAGACTGCTGGAGTGACAGAGTTGGCCAATATAAAGGAGTCATGTCTTGATCTAGGATAATCTGAGTGGGCTCCCTTATGGTTCACATATATTATGGCCAAATTTATTTCTTATTACTGTGATTGTCTAATTCagatattcaatatttattcattatgacgttatattttttattgtgtattcttgatatacacaataataatcattgACATTGTAATCTtgatgtgtttatgcatgtttgtgtgcctgtgtgcgcgtAACAGGCAGGAATGTAGGAGTATATGGTGCTGTCCACCTGCTTATGTAGGTGCACATTTCTGTATTAATATTGTGCCCTTAAAGTAGCAATGCGGTTTTTTAGTTGGTCGTTTCATGCTTTTAACACTTTCAGCTGGATCAAAATAGCATTGCATCTGACCACACCTGATCTTAAGACCCACCTGCCCAGATGggtacaaattaatttgctgtTTAATCAGTGCTGGCGCTGgacaggaaaatgacaactttgTCAGTCTAAAAGTAGCAAAGACACTTGTGTTTGCTTACTGCCACTTTGCACAGAGTGTAAGATCGCCAAAGAGCACCCAATCACCAAGTGATATAAATGTTTTCCCTGGATTTAAAAATCGGAAATGTTTGGGATGAAGAGAATCTTTAGTGGAAACAGTAAGTGAAGCTCCTGGCTGTGCAAGAGAAGCGttagtgctaatgctaatgtgctGCATTTAACCCCTCAATACACACCTCAACATCTaatccagctctgcagtgccATCTGGCCCTTCCTGCCTCACAGAAAGTCCAGATTCCTTTAGCAGGTCCCACAAATGGCAGCAGAGGAAGACTCCAAACTGAGACTTTTAAACAAGAAGCATTCAGCTCACAGATAGCATTTACTCCATTATTCTATGGAAATGCATGATTTAGTACAAGTAGGATCTCGACAAAACCACCAATCAGGAGCAAAAGTCTTCAAATATGAGCATTTAGCACTGCTGCATGTTTGGTGTCTGGAAGTATTTGTCTCTTTCCTGGCTGTCAGAAACAAGACACAAAATAAGGAtcctgtgcatttatttatttcagcaacTGTAATACAGAACaccctgaacatttttttttggttcttccATGTTGGCAGAGAAATTATAAATAAGCTGTATGAACTCATATTGAGCTATTCAgccaacaaaatatatttagtttTACGAACTACATGTTATACTCCATTCGAATACAACACCAAAATTACCAAGTTCATCTAAGAATTTTATACTGGGCCAACCTAAAATATGAAGGTGTTTATAGggggaaaaaccaaacaaaatatttcatctTTCATCCATCTGGGCAGGGTTGTGTGGGGGCTGGAGCCAGTCATcgtgtgtgttgggtgggtcCGGCTGGGATTtctgtaacatttatttaattattatttgataataatatgaTTAATGGTCAATTACGATGAATTGACATATTCACCAAcccacctcttcatgtgtttatttcacactgatacagcacctcttcctgtttatttcacactgatgcagcacacctcttcatgtgtttatttcagtctctgatacagcacacctcttcctgtttatttcacactgatacaacacacctcttcatgtgtttatttcagtctctgatacagcacacctcttcctatttatttcacactgatacaacacacctcttcatgtgtttatttcagtctctgatacagcacacatcttcctgtttatttcagtctctgatacagcacacctcttcatgtgtttatttcaatctctgatacagcacacctcttcatgtgtttatttcagtctctgatacagcacacctcttcatgtgtttatttcacacagtgatacagcacacctcttcatgtgtttatttcacactgatacagcacacctcttcatgtgtttatttcacacagtgatacagcacacctcttcatgtgtttatttcacactgatacagcacacctcttcatgtgtttatttcagtctctcctgagcacactgatgaagctgaagaaggacaAAAAGTTGAAACTCTTTCAGAGCCATCTGATTCAGGATTGTCCAGAATGCTTAACGAGTCTGTCTGAAGATCCTTCTGTACTGGTTACATTTATGAAGATGAAGGATTTGTTCAAGAGTCATCAGATTgctgattacccagaatgcactgagagagagcaggaggatccTGAGCCCCTGTACATagttgagaagatgctggagacctgtggcagtgagaggtctctgaagatcacactccacatcctgaagaacatgaagcagaaggatctcgccgactcactggagagagatgagcagcacagtaagaGTTTTCTCTCATTGCTAATGTGTGTCCATACAAATGCTGAAATTAGTCATTGCATCCACACTTTcataatagtgttttacatTGACAATATTACATATAGAAAATGTCACAACCAATGCGCACGCAAAGGCATTTAAATTAAACTATAGCAAGAAGCAGTGATTATGGGGGTAAGCAAATGcacatgagattaaatgtcCCTGAGGGGGATTCAAAGCCGGAACCCTGTGCTCAAAAGCAAGTGACTAAACCACTGTCCCATTAGACAGCCTGCCCTGATGTTGTATCCAGGGCTAAAGAACACCCAGGATAGAAATATtagattttaaatttaatttaaattttaatttaattttaattaccCTGTGACCTTTAAAGACATTACCACAAGGACACGTCCACAAAATAAACCTGAGAAATGAAGTGTAGAAGAACATTTGAacccattttcagttttttccttcatttttattgtacaaatgTATCAGTATGTACTTTCTTGCTGATTTGTTGTATTTGTGATGGATTATAATTGCGAGttatgtaatactgtgtgagaggtgtgtaacactgtgagagaggtgcgTAATGATGTGTGCGATGGGTAAcactgagagaggtgtgtaatactgtgtgagaggtgtgttaCACTGTGAAAGAGGTGCGTAATGATGTGTGCGATGGGTAACACTGTGTaccactgtgagagaggtgtgcaatgctgtgtgagaggtgtgtaacacactgagagaggtgtgtaacactgtgagagaggtttgtaatactgtgtgagaggtgtgtaatactgtgtgagaggtgtgtaacacactgtgagagaggtgtctaatactgtgtgagaggtgtgtaacactgtgtatgaggtgtgtaacacactgtgagaatggtgtgtaatactgtgtgagaggtgtgtgttacgtgccatgtttttcttttgtgtggacttccctgccttcacctgtcagtcaccatcCACCAAGTCCCACCTTCACCAATCCCCACCCTCCGTGTCAAATCCTggacaaccaatcagaactcgCCACATCTACTATATAAACCCCACCTGTTTGTAACAATGGATGTCtgactgtttgctctgtgttgtgtatttGACTATGTATGTTAACCACTCACttgaacttgtcttgttttgtgtacaCTTCCAAGGCTTGGGACAGGTAAGACTGGGGGGTCCTGTACATATGCCTGTAGGCTATGTTGTGTATAGATTCACTAGTCCTTAGGGGTGATTGCCAACcaattgtgttttcagtctgctagttagagtagataggccttttgtttgtgtacttgatacACTAGATTAATTTACTCTCTGGTTTAGgtagcttgtttttctgttcttttggcaacatccagcgtccgttgaccctggtagtgtgtgtctgggttgttGTATGTCTGGTAGTAGTTGTTGcacctttttgtttgttatcaCTATAAAACACCCgtgcactgagttgctgctttgtctgtgtttttgttgttaccatATCTACAGCATTAACATCTCCCGGCCATTAACATCCAGTTACATACCCCATGCACCCCTAGACCCATGGGGTCGTGacagtgtgtaacacactgagtgaggtgtgtaacactgatatgtgtgaaatactgtgaaaactgaatgcattcatattttctttagctgttttttcttaaaatccGTAATTGAGTGGGAAATGTTAATCACAtctgtaaaatgattatttctcatatttcctctcttcagatgaATTCATAAAAAGaacccagcaggcactgaaaactcatctgaagaagaagtttgaatgcatatgTGAAGGATTAGCAAAGCAGGGCCACCCAACCCTCCTgaatgagatctatacagagctctacatcacagaggggggaagtgtgggggtcaataatgaacacgaggtcaggcagattgagacagcatccaagagacaaaccacacaggagactgcaatcctctgcaatgacatctttaagcctttacctggacaaaagaaacccagaactgtgcttacaaagggcatcgctggcattgggaaaactgtctctgtgcagaagttcattctggactgggcagaaggaaaagccaatcaggatgttgatttcatcttcactctccctttccgagatctgaatttgaagaaggaaagagaattCAGTCTCTtgcaacttctgcagcactaccttccacagctgaaagagatcaaaagtgTTGAAGGTGATGAAGTAAAAGTGGTgtttatctttgatggtctagatgagtgtcgacttcctctagatttccaaagcaataagaactgctgtgatataacagagtcatcgtcagtggatgtgctgctgaccaacctcattaaggggaatctgcttccctctgccctcctctggATCAcatcccgaccagcagcagccagtcagatccctcctgagtgtgtccaccaggtgacagaggtacgagggttcaatgacccacagaaggaggagtacttcaggaagagaatcagagatcagaacctggccagcagaattatctcacacataaagtcatccaggagtctctccatcatgtgtcacataccagtcttttgctggatttctgctactgttctggagacaatgttgggtgaaacagagagtggagatctgcctaaaactctgactgaaatgtacacacacttcctgctcattcagactaatgtgaagaataAGAAGTATCATGGCACTGATGAGACAAACCCAGAGATCTCAGagtcagatacagaaatcattcTGAAACTGGGACAGCTGGCTTTTCAACAGTTGGAAAAGGgaaatctgatattctatgaagaggacctaAGAGAGAGTGGCCTTGACATCtctgaagcttcagtgtactctggggtgtgcacagagatctttaaagaggagtgtgggttgtaccaggagaaggtctactgctttgtgcatctgagcattcaggagtatctggctgccttgtttgtgtttcattcatgtgtaaatgtgaacagaaatgtactcagagcagaagaatcaaaacctCACAGTGACGGACTGGAGCTGTCTGAGTTTCTCAAGACTGCAGTGGATAAGGCCTTAGggagtaagaatggacacctggaccttttccttcgattccttcttggcctctctctggagtACATTCAGTCTTTCTTAGGGGGAATAATGACAGGAAGTCGATCTGATGcagaaagacacaaaacaaGACCCAGTTCTACTCTATTTCTCGGTCTATGGGCAGAAAGCAGATCACAGAGCATTGaaaaaacagtccagtacattaagaTGAAGATCAGAAaggaatcttcagcagagaggacaatcaatctgttccactgtctcaatgaactgaatgacaactctctagtggaggaaatccagaatTACCTTAaatcaggaaaactttctgatacaaagctggaaccaggccagtgttcagctctggcctttgtgttactgatgtcagaggatatcctggatgagtttgacttgaagacgtacaacacatcagcagcaggtcatcagagactgctaccaggaatcaggaactgcaggaaggccaagtgagtattatgtcattaataatgtagatgattgacCACATATTTTCCCACTTTCTAATTCTAGTCagaataaagtgaaataaaattgcTGGGAAacagaaaatttggttaaaaaaagatttatgaatCAAGATGTTTTAACTTGTGCCCTCATGTAATGTCTTATATCCAGAACATAAGCAGCATCAAGTGCAAAACCTCAGCACTtagcatatattttattttatttacttttactatttactgatttaatacatttactaattatttgaaaagatagcaaataaatgtgaaataaataaggagatCATTGATAGGCAGAGTAAGTGATGGATCACCCTTTGTTAGAACATACAATTCAAGCAGATAAAATTGAAGAGATGCTATATTAAGTTACAGTATTATGTAAAGGGGTCCTATTTTGGTGACAGCACAGGCGGAAACACACCTGGGTGCAAGTGGAATGGGTTGTCTCGTGTCtcgcaaataaaatgttttaattttttcaaattcaccAGGGTTGTTACTTTTATGGTCTGCAATTAATCTGGTTGTGTCAACATGGGTTTGTTGGTGCAATTGGGGATGTGTCAATAGAAACATTCAGCACTGTTagtttggtgttgaataatgtgtttgcaGTCAAACCAACCCATACCAGGttttaactttaactttaactATTTTGGCATTATAACTGTGCCACAGATGTGAATGCataaacacaacataacatatttcagtttagctattttaaaggaaagctgTATTCAGTTATGCAGTCCAATGCTGGCTATTTAGGCAGTGGAGTTAATTGTGTAAGCTACTTGAATGAGACAGATGGGAGACCGGCTTTACACCCCTCAGATAGTGTTTACAATGAGCCCAGAACGCACTGGAAACttgctttaaaatatgtgtttggcTGGGCTAGGTCAATGATTGAGTGGACTGTGGTGTGCTGTGATCTACACTACACAGCCATACGCCATGGATGTGACATAtacctcacagaggacacattacaggactttcatACGGAGAGAAGCAGAGTTGCATGTGATAATCACTGCAGAGATTTCAGAGCACAGAGTGCatgagagagcagggactggttgGCTGAGGAGCCATTTCACTAGTGAGTGtacattcatcttatcaagtgcatgtctgaaatgaatgacacttagttgaagtaaataatatttttgtttattttatatagtggtatgaaacaaaaattgacagcaaagaaacaaaaaagctcTAGTAAATCCAGACAAAATGCTTCATTCCTGTCCTCTGGTGCACAAGCGCAATGTCTGCCTAACTGAAACAGCAGTGGCAGCGGCAGGATGGAGAGGCCGACTGgaggctgtctctgccagctgcctcctgctcctggccagtCTGGGAATATTCTCCCTGCAGAACTGTTCATGGGAACAAACCCGTTTATTATACCTCTTAGCATATGTTTTAAGTATAcctaatataattataatatatgaGCTCTTCTTTgtagactgaacagctgtgacctcacatggaagtcctgtgatattgtggcctcagctctccagtcatcaaactcacccctgagagatctggacctcagctacaatgaccttggagattcaggagtgaagctgctctgtgttggactgatgagtccaaactgcaaactacagagactggggtgagtagtgctctGTACTGTGTGATATTAACTAAATAGTATTACTGATTATGGCAATGTAagtgtttgaattttgtcacaggaCTAATGTcctgactccattcattttcagagcctgtaacctgaatgtttgtgtgaatgtgagtttgCATATATGATtattgactgaggtgtgctcatatgaaatgatgggcagCTTGACCCTGTATCTTGGAGAGAGAGTCtagctactgctgccaggcattcatctaagtgttctctgacattaAGATCTTCAATCCTGGGAGGTAAATGTCCTGCTCATCCAGGAATCTAAAATCAACACCTGGGATTAAGCTAATTAAGATTTACCCCATTTGGGTAGCGagactatatatatatcacaaggcatgacttctgtattattctattaaataacatttgactgaCCCATGAGCTGCATATCCTGCTAGTGAAACTAATAATATGCCCAGTGACTACCtcagtaagggtgttaccccaaaactttaAGTTACTGTCGCTACCCCGGTTCTCCGAAACACAGAGTAGTGAGATCCACGTATGGGAAACGACATCCGTTAATCCAATTTCACCAAGTATGGTTCTGACAGCCAGTAGCGCATTCAGTGCTACAGGAgactactgccctcctggaagaacaTATGGGACACTGCAGTGCTACTACTCTTCATATTCACTTCTCATGCGcggcaagcagggc from Anguilla rostrata isolate EN2019 unplaced genomic scaffold, ASM1855537v3 scaf0080, whole genome shotgun sequence includes these protein-coding regions:
- the LOC135246237 gene encoding NACHT, LRR and PYD domains-containing protein 12-like; translation: MSLSEEPKTKGGTLSTERKRVQVERAGSPVPSCLSMRSEESMEKVLNFRGELPSDSRVQVERAGSPAPSCLSIKSEESMEKVLNFRRELPGDSRVQVERAGSPAPSCLSMKSEESMEKVLNFRRELPGDSRVQQSLESRSFEEKSSEKCSFPNQSLLSTLMKLKKDKKLKLFQSHLIQDCPECLTSLSEDPSVLVTFMKMKDLFKSHQIADYPECTEREQEDPEPLYIVEKMLETCGSERSLKITLHILKNMKQKDLADSLERDEQHNEFIKRTQQALKTHLKKKFECICEGLAKQGHPTLLNEIYTELYITEGGSVGVNNEHEVRQIETASKRQTTQETAILCNDIFKPLPGQKKPRTVLTKGIAGIGKTVSVQKFILDWAEGKANQDVDFIFTLPFRDLNLKKEREFSLLQLLQHYLPQLKEIKSVEGDEVKVVFIFDGLDECRLPLDFQSNKNCCDITESSSVDVLLTNLIKGNLLPSALLWITSRPAAASQIPPECVHQVTEVRGFNDPQKEEYFRKRIRDQNLASRIISHIKSSRSLSIMCHIPVFCWISATVLETMLGETESGDLPKTLTEMYTHFLLIQTNVKNKKYHGTDETNPEISESDTEIILKLGQLAFQQLEKGNLIFYEEDLRESGLDISEASVYSGVCTEIFKEECGLYQEKVYCFVHLSIQEYLAALFVFHSCVNVNRNVLRAEESKPHSDGLELSEFLKTAVDKALGSKNGHLDLFLRFLLGLSLEYIQSFLGGIMTGSRSDAERHKTRPSSTLFLGLWAESRSQSIEKTVQYIKMKIRKESSAERTINLFHCLNELNDNSLVEEIQNYLKSGKLSDTKLEPGQCSALAFVLLMSEDILDEFDLKTYNTSAAGHQRLLPGIRNCRKAKLNSCDLTWKSCDIVASALQSSNSPLRDLDLSYNDLGDSGVKLLCVGLMSPNCKLQRLG